In one Scyliorhinus torazame isolate Kashiwa2021f unplaced genomic scaffold, sScyTor2.1 scaffold_598, whole genome shotgun sequence genomic region, the following are encoded:
- the LOC140406543 gene encoding LOW QUALITY PROTEIN: uncharacterized protein (The sequence of the model RefSeq protein was modified relative to this genomic sequence to represent the inferred CDS: inserted 1 base in 1 codon), translating into MEKPWKCEACGKRFRVRSKLEIHQRSHTGERPFTCSVCGKGFTELSSLKSHERVHTVEKPFPCSQCGKGFRHSSTLKSHQRIHTGERPFTCSQCEKRFTALSSLKSHQRVHTGEKPFTCYQCGKGFSQVSNLKTHQRVHTGEKLFTCSQCGKEFTALFSLKSHQRIHTGEKPFTCSQCGKGFTQSPHLQAHQRVHSGERPFPCSQCGKEFRDLSTLRTHQRIHTGERPFTCSQCGKRFAQLSSLTIHQRVHTGERPFICSQCGKGFRHSSTLWRHERFHTGEKPFICSQCGNGFTQLSHLKSHQRIHTGQKPFTCSHCGKGFRHSSNLQRHQRVHXGERPFTCSD; encoded by the exons atggagaaaccgtggaaatgtgaagcTTGTGGGAAGAGATTCCGAGTCCGATCgaagctggagattcatcaacgcagtcacacaggggagaggccatttacctgctctgtgtgtgggaagggattcactgaattatccagcctgaagtcacatgaaagagttcacactgtggagaagccgtttccctgctctcagtgtgggaagggattcagacattcatccaccctgaagtcacatcagcgaattcatactggggagagaccgttcacctgctctcagtgtgagaagagattcactgcgTTATCTAgcttgaagtcacaccagcgagttcacactggggagaagccattcacctgctatcagtgtgggaagggattcagtcaggtatccaacctgaagacacaccagcgagttcacactggggagaagctattcacctgctctcagtgtgggaaggaattcactgcgttattcagcctgaagtcacatcagcgaattcacactggggagaagccattcacctgctctcagtgtgggaaaggatttactcagtcaccccacctgcaggcacaccagcgagttcacagtggggagagaccgttcccctgctctcagtgtgggaaggaattcagagatttatccaccctgcggacacaccagcgaattcacacaggggagaggccgttcacctgctctcagtgtgggaagagattcgctcagttatccagcctgacgatacaccagcgggttcacacaggggagaggccgttcatctgttctcagtgtgggaagggattcagacattcatccaccctgtggagacatgagcgatttcacactggggagaagccgttcatctgctctcagtgtggtaatggattcactcagttatcccacttgaagagtcaccagcgaattcacactgggcagaagcccttcacctgctctcattgtgggaaaggattccgacattcatctaacctgcagagacatcagcgagttc acggggagaggccattcacctgctctgattag
- the LOC140406544 gene encoding uncharacterized protein, giving the protein MEKPWKCEDCGKGFTAPSVLEIHRRIHTGERPFTCSPCGKGFTQFSDLQRHRRVHTGERPFTCSQCGKRFTRLSILQSHQRVHTGEWPLYCSQCGKGFSHSSTLQAHQRVHTGEKPFTCSQCGKGFTQLPQLRTHQRVHAGERPFTCPQCGKRFKRSSALQKHLQVDTGERPFTCSQCGKGFTELSSLQRHQRIHTGERPFTCSQCGKGFTQLSSLQRHERVHTGEKPFTCSQCGKGFAQLSHLRSHQRVHTGERPFTCSQCGKEFSRLPTLRTHQRVHTGERPFTCSE; this is encoded by the coding sequence atggagaaaccatggaaatgtgaggactgtgggaagggattcacagcaccgtctgtgctggaaattcatcggcgcattcacactggggaaaggccattcacctgctctccgtgtggaaaaggattcactcaattctctgacctgcagagacatcggcgagttcacactggggagagaccgttcacctgctctcagtgtgggaagagattcactcggttatccatcctgcagtcacaccagagagttcacactggggagtggccattatactgctctcagtgtgggaagggattcagtcattcatctaccctgcaggcacaccagagagttcacactggggagaagccattcacctgttctcagtgtgggaagggattcactcagttgccCCAACTgcggacacaccagagagttcatgctggggagagaccgttcacttgccctcagtgtgggaagagattcaaacgTTCATCTGCCCTGCAGAAACATCTGCAAGttgacactggggagaggccgttcacctgctctcaatgtgggaagggattcactgagttatccagcctgcagagacatcagcgaattcacactggggagaggccgttcacctgctctcagtgtgggaagggattcactcagttatccagcctgcagagacatgagcgagttcacactggggagaagccgttcacctgctctcagtgtgggaagggattcgctcagttatcccacctgcggagccaccagcgagttcacactggggagaggccattcacctgctctcagtgtgggaaagaatTCTCTCGGTTacccaccctgcggacacaccagcgagttcacactggggagaggccgttcacctgctctgagtag